In Streptomyces camelliae, the sequence CCATCGCCCTGCCGGGCCAGACCAAGGCCGAGGCCCGCTACGACGTCCGGCTCGACGTGGCCGACGACGCCGAACTGCGCTGGCTGCCCGAGCAGTTGATCTCGGCCGGCGGCAGCGACCTGTACGTCACCACCCACGCCGAACTCACCGCAGGCGCACGTCTGGTGCTGCGCGAGGAACAGGTGCTGGGCCGCTCCGGCGAAGAACCCGGTCGGCTCACCAGCCGCCTGACGGTACGGATCGCGGGCCGGACGGTGCTGGACCAGGAGCTGGCCTGCGGACCCGGGGCGCCGGGCGGCTGGGACGGTCCGGCCGTGCTTGCGGGGCAGCGCGCGGTGGGGCAACTGGTCGTCGTACGGCCGGAGTTCGCGCAGGAACCGGTCCGGGCGCAGGCCTTGGGGGAGTGTGCCGCGCTGATACCGCTGGCGGGCCCGGCAGCACTGCTCAGCGCGGTGGCCCCGGACGCC encodes:
- a CDS encoding urease accessory protein UreD is translated as MTATGVRAHARIVARPDGRGGTALPVLDGEGPLALRRTRAAGGEARVLVVGAMSGPLGGDRLALTASVAEGARLHVGSAAATIALPGQTKAEARYDVRLDVADDAELRWLPEQLISAGGSDLYVTTHAELTAGARLVLREEQVLGRSGEEPGRLTSRLTVRIAGRTVLDQELACGPGAPGGWDGPAVLAGQRAVGQLVVVRPEFAQEPVRAQALGECAALIPLAGPAALLSAVAPDALRLRRLLDEALARFD